The genomic stretch GAGATTCATCGTCCTTTGGTAATATGATATCCACCAGAGTAGTAAGTTTTTTACGCTCTTCGTCGGTGAAAAATGTTTCTGATAGCAGCTTTTGATCTATTTGCTTTTCTTCCTCAGTCCTGCCACCAATTGTACCTCCTTCCAGCAGCGCACGGGTAGGCAACTCCTGTTGCTCCGGAGAACAGCCGGTCAATAACAAACCTGTGCCTACAGAGCCGGTAAAGAGCAATTTTAGATTTTCTCTTCTGTTCATGGTTTAGATATTTTTCTTTTTCAATTCGGAAACTATGTAATCGGAAGTTCTCCAAGCCAAGGCCAGAATCGTCCAGGTTGGGTTTTTATCTGCCTGGGATACGAAAGGCCCTGCATCCACTACGAACAAATTATCACAGTCATGTGCCTGACAATTAGAATTCAACACAGAAGTGGAAGGATTATCTCCCATTCGTGTGGTCCCGACTTCGTGGATGATTCTCCCTGGAGCCAGAAGACCATATTTAGTTTCAGGGCCTGGTTTGGTTCCTAGTAATATGCCGCCTGCTTCGGTGAGGATCTCCTCGAAGGTATCATGCATGTGCTTTGCCTGCTTTACTTCTTGGTCTGTCCAGTTGTAATTGAATCTCAAAACAGGAATTCCATACTTATCTACCGTATTGGGATCGATCTCACAGTAGTTGTCGTACATAGGTACACTTTCTCCCCTGCCTGACATACCCAGCGTGGAACCATAAAGTTTACGAATGTCTTTTTTCATACCTATCCCATATCCACCATTCTGGCTGGGTTCACCAAATTCGTCCTTGATATACTGGCGCATGGAATTCATGCTTCCACCGCTACCATAGGCAGGCTGGCTCATTCCACCCCAATATTCTATATGGTATCCTCTGGCAAAATCCAGTTTTTTATTATCACCCCACCATGGTGTGTACATGTGCATACCTCCTACTCCATCTTCATTGTACCGCTCGCGGTCCATTAAACTAGGTACTATGGCCATACGGTCTGTACCTGTGGAGTCATGTAAGTATCTTCCTACCATTCCCGAACTGTTTCCCAAACCATCTGGATGGGACTTCGATTTGGAGTTCATCATGATCCTGGCAGATTCACAAGCTGATGCGCCCAATACCACTACCCTTGATTTCAGTTTGTACTCTTTCATGTCAACTTTACTCACGAAAGAAACCCCTGTCGCTTTTCCACTATCATCAGTAGTGACTTTCCTCACCATTGAATGTGTGTATAGATCCACTTTACCTTTTTTCATAGCGGGATGAACCAAGCAGGTTCCTGCAGAGAAATCCGCGTACACCTGACAAGCCCTATTGCATTGGGCACAGAAAAAGCAAACTCCCCTTTCTTCGTTGATTGGACGAGTGAGCATGGAAAGACGTGCAGGGATCATGGGTACACCGATCTTATCCGCCCCTTTTTTCATATAAAGTTCGTGCAGACGCGGCTTAGGAGGAGGAAGGAAAAATCCATCTGGCTCATTGTAGATCCCTTCTTTGGTTCCAAAGACACCAATCAGCTTGTCCACCTTATCGTAATAAGGCTTAAGGTCATCGTATCCAATAGGCCAGTCATGTCCCAGCCCATCTATACTGGCCCGCTTGAAATCATTGGGCCCAAAACGCAGAGAAATCCTTCCCCAGTGGTTTGTTCTTCCTCCGACCATTCTGGATCGGAACCAGTCGAATTCAGTACCATTTTTTTTGGTGTAAGGCTCGCCGTCGATATCCCAACCACCAATAGCCGCATCAAAATCGCCAAAGGGGCGGATTCTGGTACCGGCACCGCGTCTTGCAGATTCCCATGGCGGCCTGAGCTGGGTACGATCTTCTTCCTTAGCGGGGTCAAAGTCACCTCCGGCTTCCACTACAGCCACAGATAGACCGGCTTCAGATAAGATTTTTGAAGCCATACCACCTCCAGCACCGGAACCTACTATGATTACATCATAGGCTTCACCGGAATTTTTGATTTGAAAACTCATTTGATAGAATTTACTTTATTGATGTGATTCAAGTTTTTAGAAATAGAAAAGCGGATTTCCGAAGAACCTCCAGCTTTACCGATGTAATCCTAAATTAACAAAATTATTTCCTCTCAAACTTGCGGAATTACCTATTCAGACTGAATCCAAGGAGGGATAATGAAGGGTGGAATCGATTGATATGATTCAAAAAATGCCCATATAAGCTAATTTCAAGCTTTTTCCACACTCAACCACGCTTATCCCGTTTTAAAAAAAGTCAGAAAACTTCTTCAATTTTTTTATAAATGGACAATTAAGCTTTTGAAAAATATCTTTGCGTAAGCACTATCCAAATGCTTTTAAGCCTCTTTCTCAACTCACCAAAATTTCAGGTAGGAAATTGGGGAGATCGGATTCTTCTACTTTGGGAGACCTTCTTCAAGGTATTTTAAAAGAAGGTCACTTCAAAGTAGTAGCGATTGGGAAAGATGTTTCGTTATACAGATGTCTACTTACTTTGCTAATTATGAAACACTTGTTTGCACTCTTTTTAGCGTCCTTCCTTATCACATCATGCACTGAAGACCCCGAACCCAATGGAGTACTCATTCGGGTTGAAAACAGTTCTGAAGTAGATTTTAAAGACGTATTAGTGAACTCAGGATCTGGAAATGTGGAGTTCGGTACTATTAGAGCCGGTAAAAAATCAGAATATAAGGGATTTGAATCAGCCTATCGCTGTGGTTTTGTGAGCCTATTAGCAAATGGGACAGAATCACGAATCCAGCCCTACGATTATGTAGGAGAAACTCCACTTGAAATAGGGTATTACACATACAAAATCGGCATGAATAGGTCTGATTCAGACACTCCCAATTTGACTTTGTAGCTGGTGATCGATAATTAAGGTAGTTTGTGAAAGATAAAGGGGAATTCAGATTCACTTTTTAAAGTAAAATAGACTACAAGCGTTATCTCACTCATTTTCAATACAGTTCAAAAACCCGTTGAAATTTTCTTGATTTTTTTTAGGAATCATTTCTGTAAAAATGTTTGTCGGAAATAAATTTCATTACATTTGCATCCGATTCAAGAGCAAGTCTTGGCTCAAAAAGTAAAAGTTCGGGGTTTAGCGTAGCCCGGTATCTCGTCCCGATTTAGATCGGGAAGTCCGTAGCTTCGAATCTTGAATGGAATAATTTTAAACAATAATAGTAACTCGGGGTGTAGCGTAGCCCGGTATCGCGCCACATTTGGGATGTGGAGGTCGTAGGTTCGAATCCTGCCACCCCGACGAAACCTGTTTCAAGGGAAATCAAAAGCCTGTAAATCTACTGATTTACAGGCTTTTCTGTTTTTTAGCCTTTAGTTCATATCAATGAATATCAAAAAAAATGTGCGTTATTCGGTGACCTAATTTAATGCTTAAATTTAAGACCCAGAAATAATCTTATATCTCTGATGATCAATGATTAGTATTAAATTAATTAAACCTTATTTGATGTATTTTCCCAGCTTGCACTAGGCTAAAGTGCACTTACCCGGATTTGATCAAATCAGCATTTTTCTTAGACGCCAACCTCACTATAGCTTCAGAAATATCTATTTCCAGGTAATTTAGACCTGGCAATTCCTCAAATAACCTTTTTAGATGCTCCCCTTAGTCCCATTCCCTTGATAAGTCTGGCTGATCATATTGCTGTTGGACCGAAACATAGTTTCACCCACTTCCTTGGCATGTACTCCCGAGGGGAGCGAAGCTGCTGCCCCAACATTGTCACATCTAATTCTTCTTCGTTCATTTGTCCAAAGTAGCTAAATCAACTCATATTCAATTACATTAAAAAACAAGGCAGCCGAGTATGGAATTACCCGGCTGACTTATCGTCTATACTAATGCTAGATCAAAAAAGACTGGACAACCTTCAATCAAAAATCTCTTTAAGCTTCGCATTTAACACTTCACCTCTCAACCCTTTATCTACTATTTTTCCTTCAGGACTGATTAGAAAGTTGGCAGGAACACCACGCACACCATATAGCACCGCCACTTCATTCTGCCAACCTTTTAAGTCTGATACCTGTGTCCAAGGCAAGTCATCCTTTTCCACAGCTTTTAACCATTTTTCTTTGGACTCATCCAGCGAAATACCCACAATATTAAATCCTTTATCATGATACTTCAGATACTCCGCCCGGAGGTTGGGGTTTTCTGCTCGGCATGGCCCGCACCAGCTGGCCCAAAACTCCAATAAAACATATTTTCCTTCATAATCCTCCAAACTGACGACCGATCCATCAACATCGGTTTGAGAAAATGGCAACGCCATTTTACCTTCTTTGACCAAGTCCAAATTATCCAAATGGGTAGCTACTTCTTTTCCTTTTTTAGTGGCAGTGACAGCTTCCGACAAGCCGGCATAAAGCACAAGTGATTCCTCTAAATTTTCCTCATTACTATAATTCATCAATTCATTTAAGCTTGCAAAGCTATTTGGGAATTCCGCTACGAATTGTTTTCTAATTGTTGCTTCGGATTTATACATCGAATCAGCAATAATCTGATACTTGACTGATTTCACTGAATCACCGTCTTCAACAGCCTGCTGCGCCAAATTCCAGTACTTCATTACCGAATCCCTATGCACCTGAATTCGTTCTTCCAAAATTTCAAAATCATCTTGAATGGTTGATCCACTTACATCTACTTGCAGAAGCGAATCAAACGTTCCCGTGAGTTTCATCGCTCTATTTTCCACGTAAAATACTTTCTGAAACATAGCTTCATCAGAATAAATCATCACAAATTGGGGTTCATCGACTGTGCCTGAAACACTGAATTTCCCTTGATCCACTAGCAAGGTGTCCTTGTGATCCCCTGCCGAGTCTCTGTGCATGAAGTAAACTTGAGAAACATCGAGACCTTTGATATCACCCTCAATGGTAAAGTGATCTGAATCCGTCTCGGTTTGTTCACGTGACGGTTGACAGGCATAAATCCCTAGGGCTAAAATTAAAGTAGCTAAAATATTTTTCATATGATTATAATTTGTTTTTAAAGGCCATATGGAATCCCTGCCTGCCGGCAGGCAGGTCGCATATGGGATAATCATCCCAGTGTGCGTCGCTTTCGACATGTTCGATTTCATTAATTTTATCTGGATTATAGGTTAAAATTTACGTTGATGCTGAATATGGTACAGTTATAAGGAGTTTAGTTGATTAAGGCTTTTAATCGGCTGACTGGAATGACCTCCCTTGAAACCATTTGGACGTTCTGATCAGAATTGTAAAGTGCCAGCGTGGCAGACACAATACCCACTACATTACCCTTGGCATCAAACACTGGAGCACCACTCGACCCTTGAGAGAAATCTGCTGTAACACTCGTCTTTTTTGTATCATTCCGAAGGTAACTCCTCGTCGCAAAGCCTGTCGTAAAAGAATAAAACATGGAATGCGGGTGCGAAATGATACTCACATCTTGGCCGGGAACAATATCCTGACCCAAAGGCAATACATTCGTTTTCCTATCCATGGCATCAAATCTAAAAATGGCAACATCATCATTGAAGCTTGCCGCAAGAACCTCCTTCACAGGATAAACATGCCCATCAAAATCCATCACAACCACCGCCAAATCAGAATTTTCGTCTGTAGCATCCCCTTTGAATATATGATAGCTGGTCACAGCTATTCCTTCTTCGGCAATGACGAAACCGGAAGCAGCCCGTAGATGTGTATTAGGACAATCATCACATTTATATATCGTAGCTACTACGAGAACACCAGAAGCATTTACCTTATATAGTTCAGATCCTCCAATCTCTTTTTGAAAGGATTCGAGTAGGTTAAGTTCAACATGACTGTTAACCAGTTGAGTAGCCAATGTAGAAAACCTTTCAGGATGTCTTTCCTCCATAAGCTTATGTGCTTCCTTATCGATATGTTGGAAAACGGCATCATCTATAGTGACCCCGGGCTCCGATTCGTAAACTTTTTTTGTCTGTTGGGCGTAGCCAGCAAGCCCAAGAAACATAAACATATTGCAAAGTATCAATTGGAATTTTAAAAACTTAAATTTCATTTTTTTATAAATTAAAACAGAAGATATAACTGACTAATTGAAACACTATACCGAGAACTCAGCCCCACCTATCCTTAAGTAAAGCTCAAGTCTAAATACCCTAAACTTTAACAGAAAGTATTGTTTAAAAACAGGTAAATTAAGAAATAAATGCGTATTCGAAATGACACGAAAACAAACCACTTATATAGGTAATAAGACCCTTCCACACATTCCCAGCCCATTCTGTTATTTTTAACAGTAATATTGAAATGACAATATGTTGCAAGTGCTATTCTCGTATATACACGTCAACTGGAGCACCTATAAAACCATCAATTTGATGAGCTATATCTCCTCCTTTTCCGGTTCCGATATCCAAATAATATAAACTTCCTTCCGTTCCGGCTATGAGGTAATTGCTATTGGGGACAAACTTAATCATAGTCACCTTTTTACCTCCAAAATCAGCCGAGAGAGCCCTGATTTCCTCATTGATTGGATTATAGCGGTAGATTTTATCATTTGATGTGAAATAGATAATACCTAATTGATTACCGATCCAGATATTGGATTCGCCTATCAAATCCGGACGGGCAAAATCACGTACATAATCCGTCACGAAAGTATCTCCATTCAACATAAATTTAAACTCCACAAAGCTATTTGCAGAATCAACTCCATAAGCATATGATGTTGCCCCATTCAAATAAAGCATATGAGAATAGGAGACCAAGCCAGGCCTTTTAGGATCAAACCCAGTGCCTACTGTATCTACTTTATAATCTACTCCGTAATACGCTCCACTGCTAGCAAAACGAACGAATCGATAATGTTTAATATCAAAACCGAGGTAATACTGGAAATCCACATAGATATAGCTTCGGGCTAGTGAGTAATCTCCAGCAATAGCATTACCATACCTTCCATAATCCGGGCTAATATCCTGTGTACTCGTAGTTCCTAAATATAATTTGTTATTAAATACCCCTGTAGAAGACCCCAACATGGTTGGATAAACATAATCTGGCATAATTGAAGTTGGCGGTGAGAAAAAATTATCCTCGAGCGTTGCTTCAAAAAACATCGTATTGGCATTAATGCCTATCCCCGGATTGACCTCATCCTTTCCTAGAAACCAATACTTCGTCAGACCTGTATTTGTATTTGCCTGATTGACGATTGGCACAAGTTGAAACGGGTTATTCGGAAGGGATCCACTATTCAGACTTTCATACAAGTTGTTGATAACTGTGGAATCAGGTTTTACAAATGCAAGTTTGCCTTGTCCATTATCATCACATAGCGTTACGATTCCCTTAGAAAACTGTGTCTGGCATTCAATAGTAAATGGGTAGAAATATTTCATTCCATTAGAATTGTCCAATACGCTATAAATACCGGAATATCTGCCCGCTTTAAATCCGAACTGTATATCCAGATTTTTCCCTATATAGGTCTCGTGTCTCATTTCCTCGGCTATTGTAATTTGCCACTCAAAAGAGAAATTATCCGTTTCCGCCATGCTGTGCTCCAGTTTAGGATGTATTCGCAAGCTATCTCCTACTGACACTTGAAAGACCGAATCGGCAACACCAATTACCACGGGTTCCTCAGGGAGATCATAGTTGTAGCTTCCCAAGTCCTCATAACATGAGGTTGCCAAAAACAGGCAGCACAATATGGATAAGATTAAATATGGTTTCATATGATTATAATTAGTCTTTTAAAGGCCATATGGAATCTCGCATTTTTGATAATCATCCCGATGTGTGACGATTTCCGTTATGCTCGATTTCATCTACTTAAAATTTGTTTTTGGTCATTACTTGTCCCACACTTGACTTGGGATAGAGTCTTGCAAGGTTTATCTTTCCCTACATGCATTTAATTTACCGTCACCCGTTCGTTGTGTTCATTGTAGAAATAGAACTTGGCATCATCAGGATAATAAGTCAGTTCGTATTTTACCTCAGGATTTGAAATACTGTAGAAATAGTACAATTGATCACTTGCCTTATCCAGGGAATATTCCTCAGAGTGAGCCTCAACCCAAGTGAATGGATCATTGATGAACTTTCTCAGCTGGTCTATTAGAAAAAGACTTCTAGGAATAAACAGGTAATCCGCATAGGAAGAGATCAAATCCTGGTTCCCGACAGAGATCAAATAAAGCTGATGCTTGGTACGGGAATAAGCACCCAACTGACCAGCCCACAAATCCCACCATTCCGGTTTTTCCAATCTATTGGAGAACACCACTTTGGCGCCAATAAAATCAGGAAAGCGAACCCCAAAATCCTCACCACTTTGAAGCACAAGACTGACTGACACTGAAGTGTCTGCAAGAATGGGGTCATCACTATACATAATGAAGGGAATGGATATTTGCCCCGAATCCGCAGGCATGATATAGTATGATTTCAGTGGCTCATAATGGGTGCCCGAAATAGCAGTAGTCGCTGAATCAACCACAGATATATTAAATTTCCTTTCATAAGAGACCCTTTTGCCTGAGATGGTCACCGGAAGGAAAACCGTATCAGATCCTAAATCGGGATTATAAGCAAAAGTGTAAAAAACACTATCTCTGTTATTGGTGTTATCATCATCAAAATCAAAGAAAATATTGTCAGGAGAATGGTATAAAAGCTCTTCTTCATCCTTGCAAGAAAACAAGGAGAGAGATGCTAGGATAAGTAGGGTAAAATATCTTGTCATATTAAGCTAGTTTATATATCAATCTCTGTTTCCAAAAACAATTTCATCATCGGGCATAGGCCAGACAAAGACCCGATTGCTAGCAGCAATAGTCCCACCCGAATGGGCCAAAATATCCCGGTTCAATCTCTTGTACATGTAGAATATCTGGCCTTCTCCGTAAAACTCCTTACGAGCCTCTTTAATTAACTCAGATATAAAAAACTCATAATCAGCTTCATTATTAATCTCAGTACCTATACCGCGATTAAACCTCACTGTATTGAAGTATGTCCAGGCAATTTCCGGATTTGTGTCAAAACTGCACTCTGCGGCGATGTAATACATCTCGCTCAATCGCAATGCTGGTGCTATCAGGCTATGTAGATTCGAATTTCCGTCACGTTTGTATTTCATAAACAAGAGTTTTGTTGTGATCCCATCACTTTCTTGCTTCATCCATTCTTTAAACCTGAAGTCATCCGCCCCTACGCCACCTGTTTCATAGATGATATTACCTTCTGCTGACACGATAGCTGTACTGGTGGCAATGTTTTCAAACCTGTTTCTCAGATCATTTTCCCTGGCAGGTATATACCATCCGAAAATCAATTCTTTGTATAGAATCCGATCTTTGAGTTCATCGTCATCCGCCGTAAAATCATTTTTATCTGTCCACGGAAACTTGCCTGATTCAATAACCTCCAATGCATATTTGAGCGCATTCTCCTGGTCGTTTTTATACAAGTACACCCTTGCCAACTCCGCACAAACAGCGTAGTAATTCATTCGATGCCTTCTGTTTTGCATAAACAGATCGTTGCCCTGTTCTTCATTGGATCCATCATCCGGTAGACCATCAAAATCATTATTATAAGTGTAGCCTACCACATAGCTATCTGTTAAAATTGGATCAGATTCCAATAATGTTCTTGCTTCAAGTAATTCAGCAATGATCAGATCCAACACTTCTGATACAGTGGATTGAGGTGTAATCTCTGTAGAGTAATTGATCACATAAGGAATAGCCGGTGAAGCAGGATTATTACGAAAAGATGGTGCGAACAACCGTAACAAATCAAAATGCAGGTAAGCTCTAAGAGCCTTGGCTTCACCTTTTATCAACGGGGCATAAAGCGCATTCGTAAACACACTTTCCTTTTCGTCGATGTTTTCAAGAATGAGGTTGCAATTCCCAATAGCATTGTACAGACCTATCCATATATTGTTCTTCCTAGTAACAAAAGAATTGTTCAGGTAGTTGAAGTCAGCCGTCTCGGCGTAGGTTTCAGCCAGTGTATTGGAACCATTCGTCATGGAATAATTCTGGGCCAAAACGTCAAGAGAACCAAAAGTTAGTTCGTTGCCATATATGTCCCCTTCCGTACTCCTTACATAAACACCATTAAGTGCTTCAAAAAAACCGTATTCAGTACTAAACAAAACCTCCTTTTCAATTTGGGACTCCGGTCTTACATCCAGATAATCCTGACATGAAGAGAAAATGAGTAGGCCTGAGCATAATATCAGGTATTTTTTCATTTCTATTCTTTTAGTAAAATAAATTTCTTTTGTCAATTTGATTGGCTTCATTTCTGATCAGAATCTCGCCTGAACGGAGAATGTAACCATCCTGGCAAACGGGTATTGAATACCGCGTTCCAGCTTCACAGGAGCCCATCTCCAGATGTCATTCATAGTCACCGTGAATTTCAGACTCTGCATTTTCAGATCTTTAGCCAGCTTGCCATAGCTTTCGTAGCTCAGATTAGCCGAGCGCAACTCTACGGCATTGTCCGCCTGCAAAAACCGGGAGGAGGCATTCGTGTTTTCCCTGATCGCTATATCCTTGAAGAAGGCTATGTCTCCTGGTTGCTGCCATCTTTCCGACAACACCCGTCTATCTGCATTGTACCTTGGGTCAGCATTTTCCACACGATCCACCAAAGTCTGATTATAAAGATCCCCACCCAGCTTGGTGTAAAAATTAACTGATAGGAAGAAATTCTTATAAGAGATATTGGTGCCGAAGGTTCCGTCGATTAGAGGCGAACTATCACCCACAGGTACATTGTCTTTCGCATCGTATTCGTAGGTAATTGTCCCATCTTTTTTTACATAAAGTTCTCTTCCATTTTCCGGGTCAATGCCCAAAGAAGGAACTGCATAAATAGTGTTCAAGGATTCTCCCTCACGAAATCTCAATAATGGCGCACCTCCCTGACCTTCGTCAACCTCATCGTTATACTTCTTCAGCGATTCGGAGATTTTTTTGATGGTATTCTTGTTATGTGCGATATTTGCAAAGAGCCCTACAAACCAACCACCTGCCCCTTGGACCACATTGGTTCTAAACAAAACCTCAAAACCCTTATTCTCCATCGTACCAAGATTGGCTTTATAAGAACCGAACCCAACAGATGACGGTACGATGATATCCGCCAGCACATCTTCGGTATTTCTATAATAGTACCTCGGCAGGAGGTAAATCCTATTATTGAAAAGCGAAACCTCAAGACCAAGATCATAGTTTCGCGTTCTTTGCCATTTCAATGACTCGTTTCCATAACCCAGACTCACAGCACCTACGCCGGTAGAATACCAGTCATTTCTATATTCATAAGTGGTTTTGGACATGTAGGATGGAAAAGAAACATCTCCGGTAACACCCGTGGTAGCCCTTATTGTGAATCTATTAACATAAGATTTATCAGATAAAAAACCCTCATTATGCAGGTTCCAACCAATACCGGCCGCCCAAAAGGGAGCATATTTGTTTTCGGTTCCAAATTTTGAGGATCCATCTATTCGGGTGGCTAGATCAAAGAGGTATTTATCCTTGATAGAGTAATTAATATTGGCAAAAACTCCCAGCATTCGCTCTACAGACCTATCCCCATTTGGAGAGGAATTTTCTTCATAGCGATTGGCAAAAGAAATATTTGTGAATCTGTCACTTATGAATCCTGTCGCAGTAAAGCTCTTGAACTCACTACTGTAGGATCTCCAGTTGGCACCCAGGGATGCATTGAAAAAATGTTCGCCAATTACTTTATTGTACGATGCCACAAAATTCCCATCTATAGCAGTCTCATTTGCACTTGCATAATCATACCGCCCTCTCCTTTTAAGGTCATCACCAGTATAGTTGTAGAATTCATTGCTAAAAGGTGATTGGTATTTATCCCTATCCGAAAGCATTCTGTTCAAACTGATCTGCGCATTCATACGCAAACTTGGCGTAACCTGGTAAACAGTGGAAAACGAATTGATAATCTGCGTGTAATTCTCAATATCAGAATTGCTCAGGGTAGCATTGTAGGTGGGATTTAGACCCACATCCTGTAGCTGATTGCCGCTGGCCTCTCGTCGCTGCCAGCTATCCACCACTTGGAGAATATTGCCATTATCGTCCACTTTAGGATAATAGGGATTCATTCTTGCATAGTCGGAAAAACTGCCATAAGGAGACTCTTGACTTTTTGTTACCGTGATTGCCAGTTGATTATTGAAAGTGATTTTATCTTTCAAATTGTAGGTTAGCCTCAAGTCCCCTCCATATCGGTTTCATTCAGAGCCTTTCATGACACCTTTCATGTTTTGATATCTTCCTGACACTCCATATAGCATCGTACTGGATCCACCCTCTGCATAAATGGAGTGCGAACTTCCTATGGATCTCTCTACGGGTTCGGACAACCAGTAGGAATTCACACCGCTCACCACGTTCTTCTTCTTCTGATAATAGAGCATATCCAATTCATTCTGGCTATTCCCATTGGTATTGGTAGTGGTGCTATAAAGCCCGGCCAATCGCTCATATTCTAGCTTTTCCTCCGCATTTAGCAACTGGTAAACCGATAAGTCCGGCCCACTGATATTTACATCGCCAGTATATGTGACATGGATTTTTCCTTCCTCCGGAGGGTTGGTCGTGATGACTACCACGCCATTGGCAGCTCGGGAACCATAAATAGCGGCAGCGGCGGCATCTTTCAGCAAAGTAATAGAAGCAATCCTGTTAAAATTAATATCGAAAACAGTTTGAATACTCACCTGAAAGCCATCCAATATGAAGGTTGGGAGATTTGGATTATTGATCAATGAGGCCTTGCTCAAATTAAACCCATCAGTAGATTCAGGACTATTGCTTGGAAGCCCTGTGGAACCTCTGACCGTAATTTCCGGTATGGAGTTTGGGTTCGACCCTAACGAGGTGTTTTCCGTTACTCTAAACGAAGGGTCAAATAATTGAATAGCAGCAAGGATATTAGTAGGATTGGCCTGCTTCAAATCCTCGCCTGAAATAGTGATTGTAGTCCCGGTAAACGATTCCTTCCTGATCTCAGAGTAACCATTGACCACCACTTCACTCAACTGCCCTACCTCTTCTTCCAGCGTAATCTGAAAGATACTTTGATCTCCGATTTTCACATTCTGGACTTTATATCCTATAAAGGAAACTACAAGAACATCCTCTTCATTTTCCTCAGGAATAGAAAACTTAAAAAATCCGTCAACATCCGTAGTTGTTCCAATGCCAGTACCTTTCAGCATGATAGTGGCCCCCACTATAGTTTCTCCTCTTTTATCCGTTATTTTTCCGGAAAGGATCTTTGCTTGGGGTGATTTGACCGGAAGGATAAAGTTTTTTTCACCCTCTTTCTTTTCTTCTGATATATGTTTAAAAAGAACAAGCTGTCCACTCATTTCTTTGTAATCCACTCCAAAATCTGATAAGGTGACGTTAAGCACCTCACTCAGCTTTTGCTTGTTGAATTTTGGTGAGATCTTTTTATTCACAGGGATTACCGATGGACTATAGACAAACCTAACATCTGCCATAGCCTGAAGGCTCTCCAAAAAGTCGATGATCTCGACCTGTTCTAATGAAATAGAAATTCTTTTATCTAATACCTGACCGTTAGCCATTCCGATGGAAAGTATCATGGCTATAGTCAATAGCATGGATATTCTATTAAAAATATCCTTTAAAGCATACAGCTGCTTTCTTTTCATATATTTGT from Algoriphagus sp. NG3 encodes the following:
- a CDS encoding carboxypeptidase-like regulatory domain-containing protein → MKRKQLYALKDIFNRISMLLTIAMILSIGMANGQVLDKRISISLEQVEIIDFLESLQAMADVRFVYSPSVIPVNKKISPKFNKQKLSEVLNVTLSDFGVDYKEMSGQLVLFKHISEEKKEGEKNFILPVKSPQAKILSGKITDKRGETIVGATIMLKGTGIGTTTDVDGFFKFSIPEENEEDVLVVSFIGYKVQNVKIGDQSIFQITLEEEVGQLSEVVVNGYSEIRKESFTGTTITISGEDLKQANPTNILAAIQLFDPSFRVTENTSLGSNPNSIPEITVRGSTGLPSNSPESTDGFNLSKASLINNPNLPTFILDGFQVSIQTVFDINFNRIASITLLKDAAAAAIYGSRAANGVVVITTNPPEEGKIHVTYTGDVNISGPDLSVYQLLNAEEKLEYERLAGLYSTTTNTNGNSQNELDMLYYQKKKNVVSGVNSYWLSEPVERSIGSSHSIYAEGGSSTMLYGVSGRYQNMKGVMKGSE
- a CDS encoding TonB-dependent receptor, translated to MKDKITFNNQLAITVTKSQESPYGSFSDYARMNPYYPKVDDNGNILQVVDSWQRREASGNQLQDVGLNPTYNATLSNSDIENYTQIINSFSTVYQVTPSLRMNAQISLNRMLSDRDKYQSPFSNEFYNYTGDDLKRRGRYDYASANETAIDGNFVASYNKVIGEHFFNASLGANWRSYSSEFKSFTATGFISDRFTNISFANRYEENSSPNGDRSVERMLGVFANINYSIKDKYLFDLATRIDGSSKFGTENKYAPFWAAGIGWNLHNEGFLSDKSYVNRFTIRATTGVTGDVSFPSYMSKTTYEYRNDWYSTGVGAVSLGYGNESLKWQRTRNYDLGLEVSLFNNRIYLLPRYYYRNTEDVLADIIVPSSVGFGSYKANLGTMENKGFEVLFRTNVVQGAGGWFVGLFANIAHNKNTIKKISESLKKYNDEVDEGQGGAPLLRFREGESLNTIYAVPSLGIDPENGRELYVKKDGTITYEYDAKDNVPVGDSSPLIDGTFGTNISYKNFFLSVNFYTKLGGDLYNQTLVDRVENADPRYNADRRVLSERWQQPGDIAFFKDIAIRENTNASSRFLQADNAVELRSANLSYESYGKLAKDLKMQSLKFTVTMNDIWRWAPVKLERGIQYPFARMVTFSVQARF
- a CDS encoding RagB/SusD family nutrient uptake outer membrane protein gives rise to the protein MKKYLILCSGLLIFSSCQDYLDVRPESQIEKEVLFSTEYGFFEALNGVYVRSTEGDIYGNELTFGSLDVLAQNYSMTNGSNTLAETYAETADFNYLNNSFVTRKNNIWIGLYNAIGNCNLILENIDEKESVFTNALYAPLIKGEAKALRAYLHFDLLRLFAPSFRNNPASPAIPYVINYSTEITPQSTVSEVLDLIIAELLEARTLLESDPILTDSYVVGYTYNNDFDGLPDDGSNEEQGNDLFMQNRRHRMNYYAVCAELARVYLYKNDQENALKYALEVIESGKFPWTDKNDFTADDDELKDRILYKELIFGWYIPARENDLRNRFENIATSTAIVSAEGNIIYETGGVGADDFRFKEWMKQESDGITTKLLFMKYKRDGNSNLHSLIAPALRLSEMYYIAAECSFDTNPEIAWTYFNTVRFNRGIGTEINNEADYEFFISELIKEARKEFYGEGQIFYMYKRLNRDILAHSGGTIAASNRVFVWPMPDDEIVFGNRD